In Microtus pennsylvanicus isolate mMicPen1 chromosome 12, mMicPen1.hap1, whole genome shotgun sequence, the following proteins share a genomic window:
- the Pex13 gene encoding peroxisome biogenesis factor 13: MASQPPPPPKPWETRRIPGAGSGPGAGPGPTFQSADLGPALLTRPGQPTLTRVPPPILPRPSQQTGSSNINTFRPAYSSFSSGYGAYGNSFYGSYSPYSYGYNGLGFNRLRVDDLPPSRFVQQAEESSRGAFQSIESIVHAFASVSMMMDATFSAVYNSFRAVLDVANHFSRLKIHFTKVFSAFALVRTIRYLYRRLQWMMGLRRGSEDEDLWAESERTVACLGAEDQAANSAKSWPIFLFFAVILGGPYLIWKLLSTHSDEVTDNINWASGEDDHVVARAEYDFNAVSDEEISFRAGDMLNLALKEQQPKVRGWLLASLDGHTTGLIPANYVKILGKRRGRKTVESSKILKQQQSFTNPASINGVTTASSLDEQEAAFESVFVETNKVPGAPDSTGKNGEKQDL, from the exons ATGGCGTCTCAGCCGCCGCCGCCCCCGAAACCCTGGGAGACCCGCCGAATTCCTGGGGCCGGCTCGGGCCCAGGCGCTGGCCCCGGTCCCACTTTCCA atCTGCTGATCTGGGCCCTGCTTTATTGACAAGACCTGGACAACCGACACTTACCAGAGTGCCCCCACCTATTCTTCCCAGGCCATCCCAGCAAACGGGGAGCAGCAACATAAACACTTTCAGACCTGCTTACAGTTCGTTTTCTTCTGGATACGGAGCCTATGGAAATTCATTTTATGGAAGCTATAGCCCTTACAGTTATGGATATAATGGATTGGGCTTTAACCGCCTTCGTGTAGATGACCTTCCGCCCAGCAGATTTGTTCAGCAAGCTGAAGAAAGCAGTAGAGGTGCATTTCAGTCCATTGAGAGCATTGTGCACGCATTCGCCTCTGTCAGCATGATGATGGACGCTACCTTTTCAGCTGTCTATAACAGTTTCAGGGCTGTATTGGATGTAGCAAATCACTTTTCCCGGTTAAAAATACACTTTACAAAGGTTTTTTCTGCCTTCGCGTTAGTTAGGACTATAAGATACCTGTATAGACGGTTGCAGTGGATGATGGGTTTAAGAAGAGGCTCAGAGGATGAGGACCTATGGGCAGAAAGTGAAAGAACTGTGGCCTGTCTTGGTGCCGAGGACCAAGCAGCTAACTCAGCAAAATCCTGGCCAATCTTCCTGTTCTTCGCTGTTATCCTTGGTGGTCCTTATCTTATCtggaaacttctgtctacacacaGTGATGAAGTAACAG ACAACATCAACTGGGCAAGTGGTGAGGATGACCATGTAGTTGCTAGAGCAGAATACGATTTTAATGCCGTGTCTGATGAAGAAATTTCTTTCCGTGCTGGTGATATGCTAAATTTAGCTCTCAAAG agCAACAGCCCAAAGTGCGTGGTTGGCTTCTGGCTAGTCTTGATGGCCACACAACAGGACTGATCCCTGCAAATTATGTCAAAATTCTGGgtaaaagaagaggcagaaaaacaGTGGAATCGAGTAAAATTCTCAAGCAACAACAATCTTTTACCAACCCTGCATCAATTAACGGAGTTACTACTGCCAGCTCTTTGGATGAACAGGAAGCTGCCTTTGAATCTGTTTTCGTTGAAACTAATAAGGTTCCAGGTGCACCTGATTCTACAGGGAAAAACGGAGAGAAACAAGATCTTTGA